The Candidatus Krumholzibacteriota bacterium genome has a segment encoding these proteins:
- a CDS encoding CHRD domain-containing protein, whose translation MRGYSIVVLLFAALVVLPSAPARAGDDGHDCECYCEKYDHVFKAKIRGYEEVPPVSTKAHGNFVAHLDANWEELCYHLVLNSIENVTAAHIHLGMKGENGLPVVTLYGPMPSGGGRINGNVARGVITAADLGGRLAGEPLHRLIEEIEAGNAYVNVHTDGHPGGEIRGQITLRGTLPPKLARLQVVHNAADPAAGLVDVWVNGALLLDDFAFRTATPFVVVPAEVPLSIGVAPPTSMCAGDAIATFDVTLDPWTSYVAVANGVLDPAAFAANPDGRETGFTLFVKAGAREAASCAAMVDLFVLHGSTDAPTVDVYARDVGRLVDDAAYGDMTGYLEVNAQTYVVNITPGGSDTPVVASYIADLGGLGGGAAVVFASGFFDPSANGGGPGFGLFAALPDGTVIELPASLARLQVIHNAADSGADTVDVWVNGALLLDDFAFRTATPFVDVPGEVPLAIGVAPPTSTTAGDAIATFDVSLRALGAYIAVANGVLDPAAFAANPDGRETGFILFVKEEAREAAADPAQVDFFVLHGSTDAPTVDVYARDVGRLVDDAAYGDITDYLTVGPASYVLDITPGLTDTVIVASFLADLSGLGGGAAAVFASGFLDPAANGDGPGFGLFAALPDGTVIELPPAAPPTDGPIGPSRPAAGGRIALAQNRPNPFNPTTTIHFELAAAGRVQLRIYDVAGRTVATLVDGFLPVGGHDVLFEANGIPSGVYFYRLKMGSISETRKMLVIR comes from the coding sequence GAAGAGCTCTGTTACCATCTCGTCCTGAACTCGATCGAGAACGTGACGGCGGCTCACATCCACCTCGGCATGAAGGGCGAGAACGGCCTGCCGGTCGTCACGCTCTACGGCCCGATGCCCTCCGGGGGCGGACGGATCAACGGCAATGTCGCGCGCGGCGTCATCACGGCCGCCGATCTCGGCGGCCGGCTCGCGGGCGAGCCCCTCCACCGCCTCATCGAGGAGATCGAGGCGGGGAACGCCTACGTCAACGTCCACACCGACGGGCACCCGGGCGGCGAGATCCGCGGACAGATCACCCTTCGCGGCACCCTGCCGCCGAAGCTGGCGCGCCTCCAGGTCGTCCACAACGCCGCCGACCCGGCGGCCGGCCTGGTCGACGTGTGGGTGAACGGCGCGCTGCTCCTCGACGACTTCGCCTTCCGCACGGCGACGCCCTTCGTCGTCGTGCCAGCAGAGGTGCCCCTCTCGATCGGCGTGGCGCCGCCGACGAGCATGTGCGCCGGCGATGCCATCGCCACGTTCGACGTCACGCTCGATCCGTGGACCTCGTACGTGGCCGTCGCGAACGGCGTGCTCGACCCTGCCGCCTTCGCCGCCAACCCCGACGGCCGCGAGACGGGTTTCACCCTCTTCGTCAAGGCCGGCGCGCGCGAGGCGGCCTCCTGCGCGGCGATGGTCGATCTCTTCGTCCTGCACGGCTCGACCGACGCACCCACCGTGGACGTCTACGCACGCGACGTCGGCCGTCTCGTCGACGACGCCGCCTACGGCGACATGACCGGCTACCTCGAGGTCAACGCACAGACATACGTCGTCAACATCACGCCGGGGGGATCGGACACCCCCGTCGTTGCGAGCTACATCGCCGATCTCGGCGGCCTCGGCGGCGGCGCGGCGGTCGTCTTCGCCAGCGGGTTCTTCGACCCGTCCGCGAACGGCGGCGGCCCCGGCTTCGGTCTCTTCGCCGCCCTGCCGGACGGAACGGTGATCGAGTTGCCGGCCTCCCTCGCCAGGCTCCAGGTGATACACAACGCCGCCGATTCGGGCGCGGATACGGTGGACGTCTGGGTGAACGGCGCGCTGCTTCTCGACGATTTCGCCTTCCGCACGGCGACGCCCTTCGTCGACGTGCCGGGCGAGGTGCCCCTCGCGATCGGCGTGGCGCCCCCGACGAGCACGACGGCGGGCGATGCGATCGCCACCTTCGACGTCAGTTTGCGCGCGCTAGGCGCCTACATCGCCGTCGCGAACGGCGTGCTCGATCCGGCCGCCTTCGCCGCGAATCCCGATGGGCGCGAGACCGGCTTCATCCTCTTCGTGAAGGAAGAGGCGCGCGAGGCGGCCGCCGATCCGGCGCAGGTCGACTTCTTCGTTTTGCACGGCTCGACCGACGCGCCCACCGTCGACGTGTACGCCCGCGACGTCGGCCGTCTCGTCGATGACGCGGCATACGGCGACATCACCGATTACCTCACGGTCGGTCCCGCCTCCTACGTCCTCGACATCACGCCGGGGCTGACCGATACCGTGATCGTGGCGAGTTTCCTCGCCGATCTTTCCGGTCTCGGCGGCGGCGCCGCGGCCGTCTTCGCCAGCGGCTTCCTCGACCCGGCGGCGAACGGCGACGGCCCCGGTTTCGGGCTCTTCGCCGCATTGCCGGACGGCACGGTGATCGAGCTTCCGCCCGCGGCGCCGCCGACCGACGGCCCGATCGGGCCTTCCCGCCCGGCGGCGGGAGGACGGATCGCCCTCGCCCAGAACCGGCCGAACCCCTTCAACCCGACGACGACGATCCACTTCGAGCTCGCCGCCGCCGGGCGGGTGCAGCTCAGAATCTACGACGTCGCCGGACGCACCGTGGCGACCCTCGTCGACGGTTTCCTGCCGGTCGGCGGCCACGATGTCCTTTTCGAGGCGAACGGCATCCCCTCGGGCGTCTACTTCTATCGACTGAAGATGGGATCGATCTCGGAAACGAGAAAGATGCTCGTCATCAGGTGA
- a CDS encoding T9SS type A sorting domain-containing protein, with amino-acid sequence MSNRFAFMIVLAVFAVCSAASPAEAFVVDGLPVCDAAGSQDQHRAVSDNGGNTIVVWRDGRNTSTGYDIYAQKIDGDGNALWTAGGVPVCTAARDQDLPRIALSSDGGVVIVWRDRRALELDIYAQKISLFGFPMWGANGVPVCAAAGDQECPYLAADPAGGAFVAWEDGRGDDRQIYVQRVGANGSPRWAADGVLPLPLEGQDCRRPRIVGSLSSGAIVTFSTDSGAYGSMILAVSIDGDGARQVDTPIVHMFANGMTYEAASDGEGGLITVWQDSRHGGSDLYAGRILASCVGSWEAAVCTAAGTEVSPRIVSDRAGGAIVAWQDARDGNAVYAQRLYAGGGVWRANGVRVCSNAADQYSPAVCATSAGDFVVAWFDNRNGDGDIFAQSLDGYGYVRWSPLGVPVCLASGNQLDPGIVQGSSGSAVVVWRDFRENAEICDLYSVRIDESGDPVAAFLEGFSAAPGGGGIEISWTLSERIDGAAFVVRRVTGDAGDWAAIPDATIGLDDRTYRLVDTSCEPGRSYRYGVEIVEDGSARVLFETGAVAMPAAILALGQNAPNPFNPATTIFYSLPDRMPVALDVYDAAGRLVVRLVDGVEPAGKRSVVWTGMNAAGIPVPSGVYFYRLSAGKNRISRKMVLMR; translated from the coding sequence ATGTCGAATCGTTTCGCGTTCATGATCGTTCTCGCGGTCTTCGCGGTCTGTTCCGCCGCCTCGCCCGCGGAGGCGTTCGTCGTCGACGGCCTGCCCGTCTGCGACGCCGCCGGCAGCCAGGATCAGCACCGCGCCGTCAGCGACAACGGGGGCAACACGATCGTCGTCTGGCGTGACGGCCGGAACACGTCGACCGGGTACGACATCTACGCGCAGAAGATCGACGGGGACGGGAACGCGCTGTGGACGGCCGGGGGCGTGCCGGTCTGCACGGCGGCCCGCGACCAGGACCTGCCCAGGATCGCCCTGTCGAGCGACGGAGGAGTCGTCATCGTCTGGCGCGACCGGCGGGCGCTCGAACTCGACATCTACGCGCAGAAGATCAGTCTGTTCGGGTTCCCGATGTGGGGGGCGAACGGCGTTCCCGTCTGCGCCGCTGCAGGCGACCAGGAGTGCCCGTACCTGGCGGCCGATCCCGCGGGTGGCGCTTTCGTCGCCTGGGAGGACGGGCGCGGCGACGACCGGCAGATCTACGTCCAGCGCGTCGGCGCGAACGGCTCGCCTCGCTGGGCGGCCGACGGCGTGCTCCCGCTGCCCCTTGAAGGGCAGGATTGCCGTCGTCCCCGCATCGTCGGCTCGCTCTCCTCGGGGGCGATCGTAACGTTCTCCACCGACTCGGGCGCATACGGCTCGATGATCCTCGCGGTCTCGATCGATGGCGACGGCGCACGGCAGGTCGATACGCCGATCGTCCACATGTTCGCGAACGGGATGACCTACGAGGCCGCTTCCGACGGGGAGGGAGGTCTCATCACCGTCTGGCAGGATTCGAGGCACGGCGGAAGCGACCTGTACGCGGGGCGTATTCTCGCAAGCTGCGTCGGCAGCTGGGAGGCGGCCGTCTGCACGGCGGCCGGGACCGAGGTCTCCCCGCGGATCGTCTCCGACCGCGCGGGAGGCGCGATCGTCGCCTGGCAGGACGCCCGTGACGGCAATGCCGTCTATGCGCAGCGGCTGTACGCGGGCGGCGGCGTCTGGCGGGCGAACGGCGTCAGGGTCTGCTCGAACGCAGCGGACCAGTACAGCCCGGCCGTGTGCGCGACGTCCGCGGGGGATTTCGTGGTGGCCTGGTTCGATAACCGGAACGGCGACGGCGACATCTTCGCGCAGAGTCTCGACGGATACGGGTACGTCCGGTGGTCGCCGCTCGGCGTTCCCGTCTGCCTGGCCTCGGGCAACCAGCTCGACCCCGGGATCGTGCAGGGAAGCAGCGGTTCGGCCGTCGTCGTGTGGCGGGATTTCCGGGAGAACGCGGAGATCTGCGATCTCTACTCGGTGAGGATCGACGAGTCCGGAGACCCGGTGGCCGCCTTCCTCGAGGGCTTCAGCGCCGCGCCCGGCGGCGGAGGGATCGAGATCTCGTGGACCCTCTCCGAGCGGATCGATGGCGCCGCCTTCGTCGTCCGGCGGGTGACCGGCGACGCGGGAGACTGGGCGGCGATTCCCGATGCGACGATAGGCCTCGATGACAGGACGTACCGCCTCGTCGACACGTCCTGCGAGCCGGGGCGCTCCTACCGCTACGGCGTCGAAATCGTCGAAGACGGATCGGCGCGGGTCCTCTTCGAGACCGGCGCCGTCGCCATGCCCGCCGCGATCCTCGCGCTCGGGCAGAACGCGCCCAACCCCTTCAACCCGGCGACGACGATCTTCTATTCGTTGCCCGATCGCATGCCGGTGGCGCTCGACGTCTACGACGCCGCAGGCAGGCTCGTCGTCCGTCTCGTCGATGGCGTCGAGCCGGCAGGAAAACGGTCGGTCGTCTGGACGGGGATGAACGCCGCGGGCATTCCCGTGCCCTCGGGCGTCTACTTCTACCGCCTCTCGGCGGGCAAGAACCGTATCTCGAGGAAGATGGTCCTCATGCGGTGA
- the ggt gene encoding gamma-glutamyltransferase — protein MLLATPAFAAALLAVLMPEEAGAFDRVTGRMDASRSAVIARHGMVCAAQPLAVQIGVDILQKGGSAVDAAIAVNAALGLMEPVANGVGGDLFAIVWDAESKRLYGLNASGRAPRLLTIDEVRKRGYDEYIPYTGVLPQTVPGCVDGWFELHKRFGRLSMEEILAPAIRYAEEGFPVTEVIAHYWELGGRRLQGEPNFAATYLPGGRAPRTGEIFSNPDLARTLRLIAAGGRDAFYRGKIAQTIDAFMKRIGGYIRLDDLAAHASTWVEPVSTSYRGWDVWELPPNGQGIAALQMLNVLEGYDLAAMGPESADWLHVLVEAKKLAFEDRARFYADPDFVDIPVGRLISKEYAAERRALIDPGRAAREYEPGDVRLESGETTYLCVADADRNFVSLIQSNYAGFGSGPVPDGLGFCIQDRGALFNLDPAHPNALQPGKRPFHTIIPAMVTRDGGPVFAFGVMGGSMQPQGHVQILCNIIDFGMGIQEAGDYPRIRHIGSSQPTGQVMRDGGRVAVEAGVLPELVRALVDRGHAVVRESGGFGGYQGIWWDRERDVLVGGTESRKDGCAAGY, from the coding sequence ATGCTTCTGGCGACGCCGGCCTTCGCCGCCGCGCTTCTCGCCGTCCTCATGCCGGAGGAGGCGGGCGCCTTCGACCGGGTGACCGGCCGCATGGACGCCTCCCGCTCGGCGGTGATCGCCCGCCACGGGATGGTCTGCGCCGCGCAGCCGCTGGCCGTCCAGATCGGCGTCGACATCCTCCAGAAGGGCGGGAGCGCCGTCGACGCGGCGATCGCGGTGAACGCGGCCCTCGGTCTCATGGAGCCGGTGGCGAACGGCGTGGGGGGCGACCTCTTCGCAATCGTCTGGGATGCGGAGTCGAAGCGCCTCTACGGCCTCAACGCGAGCGGCCGCGCCCCGCGGCTCCTCACGATCGACGAGGTGAGGAAACGGGGATACGACGAGTACATCCCCTACACCGGCGTTCTTCCGCAGACCGTTCCCGGCTGCGTCGACGGCTGGTTCGAGCTGCACAAGCGCTTCGGCCGTCTTTCGATGGAGGAGATCCTCGCCCCGGCGATCCGTTACGCGGAGGAGGGCTTCCCCGTCACCGAGGTGATCGCCCACTACTGGGAGCTCGGCGGACGGCGACTGCAGGGCGAGCCGAACTTCGCCGCCACCTATCTCCCCGGCGGCCGCGCGCCGCGGACGGGGGAGATATTCAGCAATCCGGACCTCGCCCGCACCCTCCGCCTGATCGCCGCCGGCGGGCGCGACGCCTTCTACCGCGGAAAGATCGCCCAAACGATCGACGCCTTCATGAAGCGGATCGGCGGGTACATCCGGCTCGACGACCTCGCCGCGCACGCGTCGACCTGGGTCGAGCCCGTCTCGACCTCGTACCGCGGCTGGGACGTGTGGGAGCTTCCCCCGAACGGCCAGGGGATCGCCGCCCTCCAGATGCTGAACGTCCTCGAGGGCTACGATCTCGCGGCGATGGGTCCCGAGAGCGCCGACTGGCTCCATGTCCTCGTCGAGGCGAAGAAGCTCGCCTTCGAGGACCGCGCCCGTTTCTACGCAGATCCCGATTTCGTCGACATCCCCGTCGGCAGACTGATCTCGAAGGAATACGCGGCGGAGCGCCGCGCACTGATCGACCCCGGCCGGGCGGCGCGCGAGTACGAGCCGGGCGACGTCCGCCTCGAGAGCGGCGAGACGACCTACCTCTGCGTCGCCGACGCCGACCGCAACTTCGTCTCCCTCATCCAGAGCAACTACGCGGGATTCGGCTCGGGGCCCGTCCCCGACGGCCTCGGCTTCTGCATCCAGGACCGCGGCGCCCTCTTCAATCTCGACCCGGCGCATCCCAACGCCCTCCAGCCGGGCAAGCGCCCCTTCCACACGATCATCCCCGCGATGGTCACGCGCGACGGCGGGCCCGTCTTCGCCTTCGGGGTGATGGGTGGCTCGATGCAGCCGCAGGGGCATGTACAGATCCTCTGCAACATCATCGACTTCGGGATGGGGATCCAGGAGGCGGGGGACTACCCGCGGATCAGGCACATCGGCTCCTCGCAGCCGACCGGGCAGGTCATGCGCGACGGCGGCCGCGTGGCCGTCGAGGCGGGCGTGCTTCCCGAGCTCGTCCGCGCCCTCGTCGACCGCGGGCACGCCGTGGTGCGCGAGAGCGGCGGGTTCGGCGGCTACCAGGGGATCTGGTGGGACCGCGAGCGGGACGTCCTCGTCGGCGGCACGGAGAGCCGCAAGGACGGCTGCGCGGCGGGGTACTGA
- a CDS encoding S9 family peptidase, whose translation MRHRLLRLVAPCVAIAVFSTAAFAADTRPITATDLWELDRIGSLAVSPDGRLAAVVVTEYDVEKNEGRGDIWLVATDGSGIRRFTTGPTTEGSPAWSHDGSLLAFTAKREGEKAQIHVIPRGGGEARAVTDMPLGASSPRWLPGGRRIVFVSQVLPGWEADLDSMKAEIDRRAESRVTAIRTEDRFYRYWDHWLTDGYVPHLFVVDVETGTTVDLMPNWDRLCSSGGIDFDVAPAGEEIAFSAFRHGSPYDSLEADVYLLDIGRPGAWENITAANPADDFSPYYTPDGRYILYGAQKTIGFYADRTRLVRYDRHSGERTLLAEAFDRSPAGWRTDAKGRTVFFGAEDRAMTSIFSVPVGGGAVKEVFRGGTNASVHPLPGGRLVFLHQDLSQPATVCAVGENGTGFVDLTGEINGAVLAGIEWAEVEDVTYAGWGEEDVQMFVLLPPGFDPSRKWPLLVLVHGGPHGTFGDFFHYRWNAQAFAAPGYVTACVNFHGSSSFGQDYTDAITGEHGRKPYEDVMRAVDLLVARGYVDESRMAVAGGSYGGYLVSWIGTQTDRFACIINHAGVFDLCVQFGSDITHGRERSYGGQPWDGLENILRWSPAHHMERYVTPTLVVHGEKDYRVPIGNGLECYGMLKAKGVPARLVYFPDENHWVLTAQNSICWYGEFHAWLERWIGAGPGGEGRS comes from the coding sequence GTGAGACATCGTCTGTTGCGTCTCGTCGCGCCGTGCGTCGCGATCGCCGTCTTCTCGACAGCCGCATTCGCTGCCGACACACGGCCGATCACCGCCACCGATCTCTGGGAACTCGACCGCATCGGATCGCTCGCCGTCTCGCCGGACGGTCGCCTCGCGGCGGTCGTCGTCACCGAATACGACGTCGAGAAGAACGAGGGCCGGGGGGACATTTGGCTCGTCGCCACCGACGGCTCGGGCATCCGCCGCTTCACGACGGGGCCGACGACCGAGGGCTCGCCCGCGTGGAGCCACGACGGCAGCCTGCTCGCCTTCACGGCGAAGCGCGAAGGGGAGAAGGCGCAGATACACGTCATCCCGCGTGGCGGCGGCGAGGCGCGCGCCGTGACCGACATGCCGCTCGGCGCCTCGAGCCCGCGCTGGCTCCCCGGCGGACGCCGCATCGTCTTCGTCTCGCAGGTGCTTCCCGGCTGGGAGGCCGATCTCGACTCGATGAAGGCCGAGATCGACCGCCGCGCGGAGAGCAGGGTGACGGCGATACGGACGGAGGACCGCTTCTACCGCTACTGGGACCACTGGTTGACCGACGGATACGTGCCGCATCTCTTCGTCGTCGATGTCGAGACGGGAACGACCGTCGACCTCATGCCCAACTGGGACCGACTCTGCTCCTCCGGGGGGATCGACTTCGACGTCGCCCCGGCGGGCGAGGAGATCGCCTTCAGCGCCTTCCGGCACGGCTCGCCCTACGACTCGCTCGAGGCGGACGTCTACCTCCTCGACATCGGTCGCCCCGGCGCCTGGGAGAACATCACCGCGGCGAATCCCGCCGACGACTTCTCGCCGTACTACACGCCGGACGGCAGGTACATCCTCTACGGCGCACAGAAGACGATCGGCTTCTACGCCGACCGCACGCGCCTCGTCCGCTACGATCGCCATAGCGGCGAACGGACGCTTCTCGCCGAAGCGTTCGACCGGTCTCCCGCCGGCTGGCGCACCGACGCGAAGGGGCGCACCGTCTTCTTCGGCGCCGAGGACCGCGCGATGACCTCGATCTTCTCCGTGCCCGTCGGGGGCGGCGCGGTGAAGGAGGTCTTCCGCGGCGGAACGAACGCGTCGGTTCATCCGCTTCCCGGCGGCCGTCTCGTCTTCCTGCACCAGGATCTCTCCCAACCGGCCACGGTCTGCGCCGTCGGGGAAAACGGGACGGGTTTCGTCGATCTGACCGGGGAGATCAACGGGGCCGTCCTGGCCGGCATCGAATGGGCCGAGGTCGAGGACGTCACCTACGCGGGGTGGGGGGAGGAGGACGTGCAGATGTTCGTCCTTTTGCCGCCGGGATTCGATCCGTCGAGGAAATGGCCGCTCCTCGTCCTCGTACACGGGGGGCCGCACGGCACCTTCGGCGACTTCTTCCACTACCGCTGGAACGCGCAGGCTTTCGCCGCGCCGGGCTACGTGACGGCCTGCGTCAACTTCCACGGCTCGTCGAGCTTCGGGCAGGACTACACCGACGCCATCACCGGCGAGCACGGCCGCAAGCCGTACGAGGACGTCATGCGGGCCGTCGACCTGCTCGTCGCTCGCGGCTACGTGGACGAGTCCAGGATGGCGGTGGCCGGCGGCTCGTACGGCGGCTACCTGGTCAGCTGGATCGGCACGCAGACCGACCGCTTCGCCTGCATCATCAACCACGCCGGCGTCTTCGACCTCTGCGTGCAGTTCGGGAGCGACATCACCCACGGGCGGGAGCGATCCTACGGCGGACAACCGTGGGACGGTCTCGAGAACATCCTGCGCTGGAGCCCGGCGCACCACATGGAGCGCTACGTCACGCCGACCCTCGTCGTCCACGGCGAGAAGGACTACCGCGTGCCGATCGGCAACGGGCTCGAGTGCTACGGGATGCTCAAGGCGAAAGGGGTGCCGGCCCGGCTCGTCTACTTCCCCGACGAGAACCACTGGGTTTTGACGGCGCAGAACTCGATCTGCTGGTACGGCGAGTTCCACGCCTGGCTCGAGCGCTGGATCGGCGCGGGACCGGGCGGGGAGGGAAGATCATGA
- the sppA gene encoding signal peptide peptidase SppA produces MKSFFRAFLASFLAIVVVILVVVGVVASKANEKSKIEDHSWLVIDIYGDVTEFDPPGGILSEVMGGKPETLQRILSNLEKVRHDDRIDGVILKLSSANNLGAAKMEEIRGAVGAVRASGKKVYGWADSMDRGTYYLAAACDSIYMPPTGYIQFLGFYRGSIHAKSMLEKLGINPNVHKIKDYKSAAEMVTRTDMSGPARENDMWMLDEYWDMYVSAIEADRGITELELVEIMNHAQFLPEAAVEFGLVDRLLYWDELDAMLRQEDDEKLNVVSQGRYADEEPKDLGFNDGKKKIVVIHAQGMIGGRVNKVDPLFGIMMGHETINAEFRRARRDEDVAAIVFRVDSGGGESLASDLMSREADITADEKPVVVSMVDVAASGGYMISYRASRIVADPTTLTGSIGSISMKFNMKGFFEKLGITADAATKGPHALMWSSFSDFTEEEWDIFTKDHWKGFNAWLADVADRRGMTFEEAEKLAHGRVWTGRQAKKNGLVDELGGLDRAIEIAREMAEIPGDEEVTVEHWPKRKGLLESITSGQGSLSAVTRYVVWRMIRTDVAETWRTVAEGRLDALATVPAE; encoded by the coding sequence GTGAAATCCTTTTTCCGTGCCTTTCTCGCGTCCTTCCTGGCGATCGTCGTGGTCATCCTCGTCGTCGTCGGCGTGGTCGCGTCGAAGGCGAACGAGAAGTCGAAGATCGAGGACCACTCCTGGCTCGTCATCGACATCTACGGCGACGTGACCGAGTTCGACCCGCCCGGCGGGATACTGTCAGAGGTCATGGGAGGCAAGCCGGAGACCCTTCAGCGCATCCTCTCGAATCTCGAGAAGGTGCGCCACGACGACCGCATCGACGGCGTCATCCTGAAGCTCTCCTCGGCGAACAACCTCGGGGCCGCCAAGATGGAGGAGATCCGCGGGGCGGTCGGCGCGGTCAGGGCCTCCGGCAAGAAGGTCTATGGCTGGGCCGATTCGATGGACCGGGGCACCTACTACCTCGCCGCGGCCTGCGACTCGATCTACATGCCGCCGACCGGGTACATCCAGTTCCTCGGCTTCTACCGCGGATCCATCCACGCGAAGTCGATGCTCGAGAAACTCGGCATCAACCCGAACGTCCACAAGATCAAGGACTACAAGTCGGCCGCGGAGATGGTCACCCGCACCGACATGTCCGGCCCGGCGCGCGAGAACGACATGTGGATGCTCGACGAGTACTGGGACATGTACGTCTCGGCGATCGAGGCCGATCGCGGCATCACCGAGCTGGAACTCGTCGAGATCATGAACCACGCCCAGTTCCTCCCCGAGGCGGCCGTCGAATTCGGTCTCGTCGACCGGCTGCTCTACTGGGACGAGCTCGATGCGATGCTCAGGCAGGAGGACGACGAGAAGCTGAACGTCGTCTCGCAGGGCCGGTACGCCGACGAGGAGCCGAAGGATCTCGGCTTCAACGACGGAAAGAAGAAGATCGTCGTCATCCACGCGCAGGGGATGATCGGCGGGCGGGTCAACAAGGTGGATCCGCTCTTCGGCATCATGATGGGCCACGAGACGATCAACGCCGAGTTTCGTCGCGCGCGGCGCGACGAGGACGTCGCGGCGATCGTATTCCGCGTGGACAGCGGCGGCGGCGAGAGTCTGGCGAGCGATCTCATGAGCCGCGAGGCCGACATCACGGCAGACGAGAAGCCGGTCGTCGTCTCGATGGTCGACGTGGCCGCCTCGGGCGGCTACATGATCTCCTACCGGGCGAGCCGCATCGTGGCCGATCCGACGACGCTCACCGGCTCGATCGGCTCGATCTCGATGAAGTTCAACATGAAGGGCTTCTTCGAGAAGCTCGGCATCACCGCCGACGCGGCCACGAAGGGCCCGCACGCCCTGATGTGGTCCTCCTTCAGCGATTTCACCGAGGAGGAGTGGGACATCTTCACGAAGGACCACTGGAAAGGCTTCAACGCGTGGCTCGCCGATGTCGCCGACCGCCGCGGGATGACCTTCGAGGAGGCCGAGAAGCTCGCCCACGGCCGCGTGTGGACGGGACGCCAGGCGAAAAAGAACGGCCTCGTCGACGAGCTCGGCGGCCTCGACCGCGCGATCGAGATCGCCCGCGAGATGGCCGAGATCCCCGGGGACGAGGAAGTGACGGTCGAGCACTGGCCGAAGAGGAAGGGCCTGCTCGAGTCGATCACGAGCGGGCAGGGATCCCTCTCGGCCGTGACCCGCTACGTCGTCTGGCGGATGATCCGCACCGACGTGGCCGAGACGTGGCGCACGGTCGCCGAGGGGCGGCTCGACGCCCTGGCCACCGTTCCCGCCGAATAG